A window of Cyanobacteriota bacterium genomic DNA:
CCACAAGCCAAAGTGATTGCTTTAGCTTTTTGGCAAGAACCTTATTTGATTTGTGCAGATGCCAGGAAATTAAAAAATCATCTTGAGCGATTTGTGATTATTGAAGATGTTGAGTTTAAACTGGATGTCGGCGTTCCTACGGAGCTCGCAATGACGCTTAATTTTGAGAATTACCAAGAAGAAGACACTCTAATCAAACTAGAAAACACTTATCCTGGAATCTTAGAGAAGTATGTTGATTTTAATAAGGGCTGCTTTCCGGGTCAGGAACCGCTTTCCAAGTTCAAGTATATAGGAATGAAAAAACGTCAAGAAAGGTCTCAGGGCTATCTTGATGAGGCTTTAGATATTTTCGCTAAGGCAGCAAGCCATAGCGAGCTTGGTCCTGCGATTGAATTATTACGCAAGGCAATTA
This region includes:
- a CDS encoding tetratricopeptide repeat protein, with protein sequence MQVLEIRGADAKDFLERQASSNKDYVAFLTPQAKVIALAFWQEPYLICADARKLKNHLERFVIIEDVEFKLDVGVPTELAMTLNFENYQEEDTLIKLENTYPGILEKYVDFNKGCFPGQEPLSKFKYIGMKKRQERSQGYLDEALDIFAKAASHSELGPAIELLRKAIKENPKNEDAYESLGVMLAKQEQYQEAIKVMHQLELMNPKNQMAQMNLSIFYMKIGDKETAEEHKAKGTVLAFDEALKT